Proteins from a single region of Thalassophryne amazonica chromosome 22, fThaAma1.1, whole genome shotgun sequence:
- the kcna1b gene encoding LOW QUALITY PROTEIN: potassium voltage-gated channel subfamily A member 1 (The sequence of the model RefSeq protein was modified relative to this genomic sequence to represent the inferred CDS: inserted 1 base in 1 codon; deleted 3 bases in 2 codons) — translation MTVVSTDNVDDTATLPGHPQDPYPPDDDGHDEHDCCERVVINISGLRFETQLKTLAQFPDTLLGNPKREXRYFDPLRNEYFFDRNRPSFDAILYYYQSGGRLRRPVNVPLDMFSEEIKFYELGAEAMEKFREDEGFIREEERPLPEKEFQRQIWLLFEHPESSGPARGIAIVSVMVILISIVIFCLETLPELKEDPNDRLRTVGNSTIYYKANILTDPFFVVETLCIIWFSFELIVRFFACPSKAAFFKNMMNTIDIVAIIPYFITLGTELADDQGNREGKAGGEQATSLAILRVIRLVRVFRIFKLSRHSKGLQILGQTLKASMRELGLLIFFLFIGVILFSSAVYFAEAEEKESFFMSIPDAFWWAVVSMTTVGYGDMYPVTIGGKIVGSLCAIAGVLTIALPVPVIVSNFNYFYHRETDGEEQAQLLNVSNQNLVSDTNSSRRSSSVVSKSEYMEIDEDMKNSIDNFREANLRTANCTAPSQNCVNKVKLLTDV, via the exons ATGACCGTGGTATCAACAGACAACGTGGACGACACCGCCACCCTGCCAGGACACCCGCAGGACCCCTACCCTCCTGATGATGATGGCCACGATGAACACGACTGCTGCGAGCGA GTGGTCATCAATATCTCTGGGCTTCGCTTCGAGACCCAGTTGAAAACTCTTGCCCAGTTCCCGGATACTCTCCTGGGGAACCCCAAGAGAG TGCGCTACTTTGACCCATTACGAAACGAGTACTTCTTCGACCGGAATCGCCCGAGTTTTGATGCCATCCTGTACTACTACCAGTCTGGAGGCAGGCTGAGGAGGCCAGTTAACGTGCCGCTGGATATGTTCTCAGAGGAGATAAAGTTTTATGAACTTGGGGCAGAGGCCATGGAGAAATTCAGAGAGGATGAGGGCTTCATTCGGGAGGAGGAGCGGCCTTTGCCAGAGAAAGAGTTCCAGAGACAGATATGGCTCCTATTTGAGCATCCAGAA AGTTCTGGACCAGCCCGGGGAATTGCAATAGTCTCAGTGATGGTTATTCTGATTTCTATTGTCATATTCTGTTTGGAGACATTGCCGGAACTGAAAGAGGACCCCAACGATCGGCTGCGGACAGTGGGGAACTCCACCATCTATTACAAAGCAAATATCCTCACAGACCCCTTCTTTGTTGTGGAGACACTCTGCATCATCTGGTTTTCCTTTGAGTTAATAGTTCGCTTTTTTGCTTGCCCCAGTAAGGCAGCATTCTTCAAGAACATGATGAACACCATCGATATCGTGGCTATAATCCCGTACTTCATCACGCTCGGAACAGAGTTAGCTGATGATCAAGGTAACCGAGAGGGTAAGGCTGGAGGGGAACAAGCCACCTCTCTGGCTATCCTCAGGGTCATCCGTCTGGTGAGGGTGTTCAGAATCTTTAAACTGTCCCGTCACTCCAAGGGGCTCCAGATTTTGGGGCAAACTCTGAAGGCCAGCATGCGGGAGCTGGGCTTgctcattttcttcctctttattgGTGTGATTTTGTTCTCCAGCGCTGTCTACTTTGCAGAGGCAGAGGAAAAGGAATCCTTCTTCATGAGCATCCCCGATGCTTTCTGGTGGGCTGTGGTATCCATGACGACAGTTGGCTATGGGGATATGTACCCCGTGACCATCGGAGGCAAGATCGTGGGTTCGCTGTGTGCCATTGCTGGAGTGTTGACCATCGCACTGCCCGTCCCCGTCATCGTGTCCAACTTCAACTATTTCTACCACAGGGAGACAGACGGGGAGGAGCAGGCCCAGTTGCTGAATGTCAGCAACCAGAACTTGGTGTCGGACACCAACTCCAGCCGCCGCAGCTCATCGGTGGTCAGCAAGTCTGAATACATGGAGATTGATGAGGACATGAAGAACAGCATTGACAATTTTAGGGAAGCAAACCTCAGGACTGCCAACTGCACGGCACCGAGCCAGAACTGTGTCAACAAGGTGAAGCTCCTCACCGACGTATGA